The nucleotide window cccaaaaaaaataaggaaatagATTTTAGAAAGTATAGTtgttgaagaaaattaaatataataccTGCTTGCCAAAGGAATCAAAACCCAAGGCATTACGTGTACGTGTGACGTGTCATTCTCAACAAATCCAATCCAAGTTAAAtccgaaaagaaaaaaaaaaacctcaaccaatccaatccaactgCAGCACAAACCAAGTCAAAAACCTATCAACTCGATCTCATTAATTTGACCTCAAATCAATAATGGCAGCAGAGCAGAGAGAGCAGAGCTCATAGGCCGTAAGCACCATGTGTCGCAGAGGCAGGCCTACAAATTTGCTCGGAAATCAAAAGTATCCCACTGACAGAGTTTAACAGCCTTAATTAGCTCAAGCTGAGAGCCTAAACACTAATGTCTCTTACATAGAGCGTAGAGGGCACTAGTTACGGTGCATGCTCACCTCACGTGACCCTCTTTTCTTTCCCCACAATTCAAAAACGCAGGCGGTGAAGCGATCGACGCCGTATCGGGCAGAGGCTGAGCCACCAATGGGATTTGTTGCCTtgcctttcttccttctctatATCAGCACCAGTCGTTCGTGGGACCCACTTCCACTCAGACTCAAGCGtctgattgattgattgattcatCTTACGCTATTTCTTACGCATACACACTCCCCCCTATTGACTTACTAGACCTGGATTCGTACGGCAAAGATCTCACATGACACTCCATGTTCTTTACGCCCATTCACCAGCCTCCACGTGTACTTCATGTCGGTCACGTGTAACCACACACAAAGAATATAATTCTTTCGAAAATGtttaaaaatagttttctTACAGTAATAATTTTACTACAAATTTAGTGATCAATATGCAAGGCCGAAACCATCCTTAGATTAGGGTAGGGTGTATCCCAATCCAATGCAATTTTATGAAATAGTGAAACTTAGGGTTAATTTGTTGGAAATTCACTTTACTTATGGTGTGTCTACTaatcaggaattgaatttCACCTATATAGGATTCCTGCGTTTACTTCACATTAGGAATTCTTGGGTGGAaggtggtattctaattcctaAAGAACTAACCCATtaggaattcatctttttttaccTAATATATCCTCACATAACCCAAGTCTCATTTCCCACGAATCAAACGGGGCCTTAATTCATATGgttttagtaaacaacttcaataggaatccggaatttaattctcctcaatccaattacaaattaataaacatGTCATTAGTGAAAATTAGTCCATCTAACCTTAGCAAAAATTAATTTACTCCATCGAGCAGCATCCAAGAAAACGTCAATGAGTGACTTACATATAAACAAGggcaaaaataaattgatagCCGACTCATGTACTCTAATTATGCCCTTGATCATATGGTTCATCTCATtacaaacataaagaaatgaaaagggCAGGGCATTATATATAAGACAAAATAATGTGATGAAATTAATCCCATCATAATCGCTTTGAAGAAATAGTCAACAACTAAAGGGGTCTAGTCCGGTGGAAAGGGACATTAACTTGCAGACTAGTAGTCTTAGCTTCGAACCTTTATAACACTATGATAGCATGTGTGAGAGAAAAATCACTCTCTCatgtaatttagactattacttgtactaaaaaaaatttaaatcaatAGAATCATCAATCTTTTCCCCAAAAATAAGCACAATAATTTAGTTGCATGTTCGGTGAAGATGTTCAAGGCTTCAGAGCTGGCCCATAACATTAAATACATGCTCTGATGTAGCTGCCATTTTTGTTTTCGCAACATCATCTCTCAACTGgcattttctccctctcttctctctctctaaagtGGTCGACAAAACCTAAATTTTGCTCTTAACCCAACAAATTCCcttcatttataaattattgCATGAGCAACAATAATATGTTGACATTAGTTTGATTATACTActcgttaaaaaaaaaaaaagccaataaGTCAAACTATTTAATATTCCTAGACCATTACCCAGTCggctccttttaaaaaaaaaaaaaaaaaaacaagatgtttcatttaaattatatatatagttattctCTTATTCGAGTATCTGCATGTTATTATTGTGCTAATGTCATTGtaaatggagaaaaaaatcataaagaaaaaattcaGATGTCTGCGCGTTTATTTTGCCAACTAATTTAACTTTCCAATACTAGTTAATTAGAGGTCACTTCCTAATTCCCATTACCTTTGATGGAAAGACAACCATAACAATCCATCTTCTAGCAAATCATAAAACTACACACCTAGCTAGCTATCACCATCCaatcactcttttttttttttttttttaaattagggTTACTTTTCCAAATCACTTAATTTAATATCTTGTTCAATTGTAACCCTAATCTCTATTAAATCAAGtttaaaatcattttctaTGTGCCATGTGGTTTTAGTTTCGAGTTTTGATACATGAAAGGTACGTAGTGTGACTGAGGGGTCATGCATGCTCATGCACTAGAAACCTTGCATGAGATTTGAGGACTTGTCACGTGGCAGGCATGTTGTCGAGCCACGTGGGAGAGTTTCATTGGGTAGGTGAAGCATCTGTgggtatattttgttttgttttggcttttctattttatttttttttctttttgggttagtaatttgtttgttttggttttggacaAGGAAGGGACAGGAACTTTTAATAGCTGGTAGGGCTGCCTGGTTGGCAGGGGGTCACATGGACAAATCCCATGTGTTGTCAATAGGCTACTGGGCCTATTGGGCTTTCCCTCCCCCACAGGCCCACCAAAACTTCTGTCCAATATTCCATCGGTACGTTCGTACTGATGCAGCAATCCACACCGTCCGATTCAATACACGTGTATTGATCCGTAAAGTGGATTTCTCGGCTGGTATATACCTCGATAATATTACAACATCGGGAAATGCAAAGACTCTTGCGCTTTTTGAGCATTGATTtcaactaaattatttttgtccatTGATTTAAAGTTTGagccaaattaaaaaagaataaaaatttaagGAAGGGTAGACTAATCTGAGCCGTTGATTTTCGAGTTGTGACCCCACACCACGCTTATTGTCCGCTGTCTAGTGTCGACGCGGCGCATCTGGCTGCCTCTCTTTAGTTAGTTAATTTGCACatatgccttttcttttttctttttggtttttaaggACAATCACAACGTTTATTGAAACTTGTTTACAATAACTTTTTGTAAACTTCAACCAAATTTTCCACCAATTCGGAATAATGTTATCATATGTATGTTCAAACTGTGGAGGAGATAAACTTTACATATAATGGAGTGATGGGAcaattgtatatatatctaATCTACTTTCTCGATGATATGTAAGATGTGAACGAGAATAAAAGGCAAAAAGAAGTTATGGTTCTTCACTATAAACACAATTGTCCCACCACTCGGATACGTAAGTTTTTCTTGACCCGGATCTAGAGTGGGAGGTGGTGGGAAGTCGTGGTTGGTTTGAAAGTCTAATCCTAGAGTGAAATTATTATATGGCATATGGTATGTTTATAATTTAAGTTGAGATGACAGTAGGTCCGGGATGCTCTCTCTTTGTAGTAGGTTTAGGGTGCTTGATTATGGTTTATTTGGTGTATGAATTGATTAAATAAATGTGAGATGCGTGACATCAGAGAAACAAATGCCAGATGCTTAAACAGAATAATAAACATTTGAATATACATTCACAAAACCTTTCAAGGAGCCAAAATAAACACATGCAATAATAACTTACATCCCATATTCCTTTTTGTTAATACCATATAGCATATAGTTTTCTTTCCCTATAAACAAATGAACCGACCTTGGACTTTGCCATAACAATGGAATTCAAAGCACGCAGTTTTCTTCAGCTTTTCCTAAACCTTCTAGATAAATTatgtaataaataataataataataacgacaacgaaaaaagtaaaaagataCACATGCAATAATAACTTACCTCCCATATAGCATATAGTTTTCTTTCCCATAAACAAATGAACCGACCTTTGACTTTGTCAGGGatatgtgtgtgagaaattcttctcctttctaatttaaactatcgtTTACACTAAAAAAGCACGCAGTTTTCTTCAGCTTTTCTTAAACCTTCTAGATAAATTatgtaataaataataataataataataataataataacgagaaaaagtaaaaacgaAAAGTGTTTCCCAGGATCAATCATGGATATTGGCTTTTCAAAATATAGTAATATTTAGGATCCTACTTGCCTTTCTACATCTACTATAGCAACCTACGTGTACATAATGACACCGTAGCAATACAGCTTTTTTCTCATATTCTCATATATTTACCTATTTATaagcaaataataaaaacaaaagacagcTCGAATATACACAACTGTCACCCGTCAGTAACAAAATCTGGCAGGACTGTCTCAACACGTGGCGAACATCTCGCCGTTGCTGCTCAGAAGTACTCGAACGCCGTAGATTGCCTCGTATTTCTATTTTGATCAGTCTTCTTGGCCTGATAAGACGGCGTCGTGTTTTGCCTTCGTATTAGGCCCGGGATCATCGGCGGCGTGAGGGACCGTACCAACGCCAAGTTGATGCCCTTAAAGAACGGATGCTTCTTGACGTCAGCGGCTCCGCGCTTCGACCCGAGCCGGCGCTCCGGGTCCTTGTTGAGGAACCCGGAAATGAGGTCACGCGCGTGGCCTTCGAGCGCGCTGGAGGGCGTGGGGGTCGGGAACGCAAGGGGCTTTTTCACGATGTTGCGCAGGGTGTTCTCGTTCGATGGAGCCGCGAACGGCGTGCGGCCGTAGATCAACTCGTAGAGGAAGATCCCGAAAGCCCACCAGTCAACGGCGTTTCCGTGGGAACTGCCGGAGGCGACTTCCGGGGACACGTACTCGTGGGTACCGACGAAGGAACGTGACCTGGCGGCGACCGGTTCGGCGACGAAAAGCCGGTTCGGGGAGAGGGTCTGGACTTTGCGCGAGCGGAAGAGCCGGGTCGAGAGGCAGGAGAATGGGGTGAGTGTTGTGGTTTTCCGCGGGCGGGTGTAGGATGGAGTGGATAGGGACCCCGAGTCAGAGTAGGAGTCGGGGGATTCAACGGCTGGGATTGCGTCTGAGCAGAGGGAGAGGTCAAAGTCGGAGAGCATGATgtgaccgtccgatctgaccAGCACGTTCTCGGGTTTTAGGTCCCTGTAGATGATTCCCAGCATGTGGAGGTATTCCAAGGCCACCAGAACCTCCGCAGCATAAAACCTGGTAAGTTTTGACGAAATATCCGAGTTAGACCGGGTTGACTCATTCgagttgaaacaaaaatttagCACCAAATTTTTCGAttcaaaaaacataaacaaaatctGGATTGAAGACGACTTGGCAGAGAGATAAAACAGACAAGATAAGAACATCTCATGATCTCATCTGGGCCTTGTAAGCACAAGAATACAAAAAACCAGAAATTAGAGGCcatatttaaatttgtttttattcgtttttcgaaaaaaaaaatcaagcgaaaaaaaagaaaatgatgcaATGTCGTAGTATCTGAGAAAAATGGAGGAATATTCagaaatttcaaattgaatGTACCTAGCCGAGGTGAGAGAGAAGCGCTTGTTAGGCTGCTTATGGCGGAGAGAGTGCAAGTCGCCGCCGGAACAGTACTCCATGACGATGCAAGAGAAATGCGAGGCTTCGAACTCGGCGTAGAGCGTAGGCAAGAACGGGTGGTCGAGCATCTTGAGGATTTTTCTCTCCATCTCGGCTCTGTGGACCTTCTTCTTCAGCGCCAGAGCCTCCTTGTCGACGACTTTCATGGCGTAAAAGCACgaggaagacgaagaagaCTCGCGATCCTGATCGGCGGGACTGGAACCGGTGCCTCTGAGGGTGCAGAGGTAGACGGTGCCGATGTCGCCGGCGCCGATGCGGCGGAGGAGGCGGAAGTCGCGGAAAGTGAGGGCGGTTTTCTTGGAGCGAATGGCTGAGTAGGCGAAGTCGGAGGAGCGGTGGGGCTTGAGGCACAAGGTTTCGGTTGCGAAGTCGGcggcggtggtggtggcggcagCGTCGAAGGAGAGGCGGCTGAAGCTGCTACAGCTCTCGCTGCTCATTGAGCTGTGGCTCGAGTTCACGGCTTCACCGTCCGAGTCACGCTCTAACATCTTACAAAATGAACTCAATTTTCTCgagagagaaatgaagaaatgagttttttttatatatctgtGGAAGAATCAAAGGGACTGTTAGGAGAATCGGATGcgaagaaaattgaaaattcttgGGGAATTTTTCCGGTGcggaaaatgaaatttaattcAAAGAACCTGGAAAAGGCTTGGTGTTTAGGTCAAAGTTTGAGGCCTGAAGCTTCAATTGGAGCGACGCCATTAATGGAGCTCCAAACTTTtgcagagagagggagagagagtgtgtgctTTGAATGCGAATTTTGAACGTAGGAGCAGGCTTTTTCAGGTCGGGCCTCAAAATTAGGGTTTGTACTCACAGCAAAGcaatgtgagagagagagagagagagagagagagagagagagagaggcgctCTGTGGCGTGGATGCTCCCTACGCTACTCAGTTTGTTTTGAGTCcttgagagagtgagaggtAGTTGGAGGTATTTATGCTACGCATTAATGAAGTACGCGGTAAAACGGTAACTTTCTCTGGGGTCCCGGTAAAAATGCCAAGTTGGGCAAGTGCGGGAATGGTGCACGTGGAGTTAGGAAAGTTACCGCGCGTGCGGGTTTCACTGCTGGTGCACTGCAGGGGAGGAGAGGAAGCTTTTTGCTCTGTATTTGCTGAAGTGACGGAAATGCCCCTGTATGGAATTGTTGACTGCAACCGTCAACTCTTGTGATATCTGCGGAATCTTTGATCTGCGTGAGCTGAATGTTCAGAAGTTTCAGCTAGGGAGATGGAAAAGGGAAATTCAGGGAAAATTTAGGCTGTAAATGTatttaaggaaaataaaatgtacATTAGCACCACGAAGGCGAAGAGTCATGTTCATGCATGCTTATATTTAGTATGATTCCAAATTACCTCTCATATGATCTAGAGATACAATCCGAACACGACAcgattaataaatataattagaaTTAGGATCAATTTATTTGACAAATTCAAATGTATACCAATTTATCCGGCTCGAATTCGGATTTGAAATAGCAGGATTGAACATGACATGACACGAATGCTACCCATGCTGAAAACAATTGAAGGGGCAGCACAGGAGAATAGCAATTCATGCACGGAGGAGTGGGCCAAGAAAGGTACCAACTTGAGCTGCTGATCATCCCTTTCAATTTGGCAAGCTTTCAAATCCAAGCACCATATTTGGTGTTGCATGAGATTCTGCAAACGTGTATCATTCTTCAGCCTAGTCTTTCATTACCGATATCTTAAAATCTTTACCAAGCATTTGAATTTCTCTCCGTTGTTTTCATGGCCCACGTGCCGGCCGCAtgcctttgttttgtttttgggttaaCTTCTCTCCTCACCATTGTCGTGCTAGTCTATAGATAGAATCGACTGGTTTGTATGATTTGTGTAaagaaaactaattttttaattttttttttaaataacagTAAAATTTCATTGAGGTTTTGGGAAACGTACAATAATTGAGAGTCTTTGACGAGAGAAGTGACTTGCAAGTATTTTCCTAATAGTAATTTCAAATGTTATTCTTCTTCTAATCCTTTCAAGATGGACTATTTGAGGTCcgagaatttgaatttgaaggaaTCATATTCCATATATTCTCATAGtttacaaaatattttcaaacgACCAGTTAAATAGTGTGATCGTGTATATATAAActgtatgtttatattttaaataacaCGTGTTATAACATGAGGAAATTGATACCGCTGCTGCGTATATCAAATTAGATGCTAATAATTGAACACGAGAGTGTCAAAGACGATGAGCTCAAAATATGGCAGCGACAGATTGCACAGTTGAAGATGCTCTTTACATTAATTGGCATGATTCGGCTGCTGCACAGGGACAGGCAGATGGAATTTTCCGACTTACTATTGGCAATAAAAAGTAATTTGGGTTACACTATTTCGAGTCTTTGATGATGACGTGGGAGAGCAGAATACGTGTAGGGTTTTAAATCAACAACAAATTCCATGTGCATGCCTTCAAATATCTCTCGAGTTTAATCACAGAGGCTGAAGGCAATGCAAGTTGCAATGCAAGCAGCAAGAAGGAGACAGATTTAGATTGACACTACAAATTCTACAAATTCCACATGgcctaaaaaaaacatttgatGCATGACATGTCAGCAAGATTGGAAGCAAGAGAGGGGAGATGGTGCCACTGTTGGAGATGATTGATTGGTGGGTCCCAATTCGAAAAGAACAAGACCCTTAAAAGGGTACATGATTTTTAGATTATTTCATACTCAAAATTCATTCACACTTTTGGAGAGAGAAGTAGATTGAGAGGAAATTGATGAGATGAGTGAGAGGAAAAAAGGGGCCCCATGATGGGTTTGCATGGAAACTGAGTGTTCTGGAAAAGACCAGCAAAAAGTGCAGCAAGTGGGGATtgttttttgcattttgagAGGCCtttggcattttttttttctttctccaaaAGTGCATGCCAGAAACCCACATATTATGTGGctttgtttgtgtttagctCTATTATAAGTTAACAAACTTGAACTCCAAAATTATAGA belongs to Prunus persica cultivar Lovell chromosome G4, Prunus_persica_NCBIv2, whole genome shotgun sequence and includes:
- the LOC18779381 gene encoding protein kinase PINOID — translated: MLERDSDGEAVNSSHSSMSSESCSSFSRLSFDAAATTTAADFATETLCLKPHRSSDFAYSAIRSKKTALTFRDFRLLRRIGAGDIGTVYLCTLRGTGSSPADQDRESSSSSSCFYAMKVVDKEALALKKKVHRAEMERKILKMLDHPFLPTLYAEFEASHFSCIVMEYCSGGDLHSLRHKQPNKRFSLTSARFYAAEVLVALEYLHMLGIIYRDLKPENVLVRSDGHIMLSDFDLSLCSDAIPAVESPDSYSDSGSLSTPSYTRPRKTTTLTPFSCLSTRLFRSRKVQTLSPNRLFVAEPVAARSRSFVGTHEYVSPEVASGSSHGNAVDWWAFGIFLYELIYGRTPFAAPSNENTLRNIVKKPLAFPTPTPSSALEGHARDLISGFLNKDPERRLGSKRGAADVKKHPFFKGINLALVRSLTPPMIPGLIRRQNTTPSYQAKKTDQNRNTRQSTAFEYF